In a genomic window of Helianthus annuus cultivar XRQ/B chromosome 10, HanXRQr2.0-SUNRISE, whole genome shotgun sequence:
- the LOC110885616 gene encoding caffeoyl-CoA O-methyltransferase 1 — protein MATIGETKTDSTNVETKTESTNGEQVSRHQEVGHKSLLQSDALYQYILETSVYPREPEPMKELREVTAKHPWNIMTTSADEGQFINMLLKLVNAKNTMEIGVFTGYSLLATALALPDDGKILAMDINRENYEVGLPIIEKAGVAHKIDFKEGPALPVLDQMIADGKYHGTFDFIFVDADKDNYINYHKRLIDLVKIGGLIGYDNTLWNGSVVAPADAPMRKYVRYYRDFVLELNKALAADPRIEICMLPVGDGITLCRRIN, from the exons ATGGCAACCATCGGAGAGACGAAAACCGATTCGACCAACGTTGAGACGAAAACCGAGTCAACTAATGGAGAGCAAGTGAGCCGGCACCAAGAGGTTGGCCACAAGAGTCTTTTGCAAAGTGATGCTCTATATCAG TATATTCTTGAAACAAGTGTGTATCCAAGAGAGCCTGAACCCATGAAGGAGCTTAGAGAGGTAACGGCAAAACATCCATG GAATATCATGACAACATCAGCCGATGAAGGACAATTTATAAACATGTTACTGAAATTAGTGAATGCTAAGAACACCATGGAGATCGGGGTTTTCACGGGTTACTCTCTTCTCGCCACCGCCCTTGCTCTTCCCGATGATGGCAAG ATTTTGGCGATGGATATAAATAGAGAAAATTACGAAGTGGGACTTCCAATTATAGAAAAGGCCGGAGTTGCCCACAAAATCGACTTCAAAGAAGGCCCAGCCTTGCCCGTCCTTGATCAAATGATCGCCGAT GGAAAATATCATGGGACATTTGATTTCATATTTGTGGACGCTGATAAGGACAACTACATTAACTACCATAAACGGTTGATTGATTTGGTCAAGATAGGTGGGTTGATTGGTTACGATAACACCCTATGGAATGGATCTGTTGTGGCACCCGCGGATGCACCGATGAGAAAGTATGTCCGATATTACCGAGATTTCGTGTTAGAGCTTAACAAAGCGTTAGCCGCTGATCCAAGGATAGAAATATGCATGCTTCCTGTTGGTGATGGAATTACCCTATGTCGTCGGATCAACTGA